The following are encoded together in the Osmia lignaria lignaria isolate PbOS001 chromosome 13, iyOsmLign1, whole genome shotgun sequence genome:
- the LOC143306012 gene encoding uncharacterized protein LOC143306012 gives MRTTSLLVLVACLQCHVTGSRAVPVRTTGQILLGEVDIVAAEEENAAEITTEESFPKKCVVDGNSYSHSQTMFLSLRCHAEYQYR, from the exons ATGAGAACTACATCGTTGCTGGTTCTCGTCGCCTGTCTGCAGTGTCATGTCACCGGTTCCCGTGCTG TTCCAGTAAGAACAACCGGACAAATCCTTCTGGGAGAAGTCGATATCGTCGCGGCTGAAGAAGAGAACGCTGCTGAAATAACGACAGAGGAATCATTCCCGAAAAAATGCGTCGTCGATGGAAATAGTTATTCTCACAGCCAGACA ATGTTTCTATCGCTTCGATGTCACGCCGAGTATCAATATCGTTAA